One window of Perca flavescens isolate YP-PL-M2 chromosome 15, PFLA_1.0, whole genome shotgun sequence genomic DNA carries:
- the fkbp10a gene encoding peptidyl-prolyl cis-trans isomerase FKBP10: MDLIILTVLVCLHVTLVTVICNPGPLEDVVIDRYDIPKICPREVQTEDFIRYHFNGTFSADGKKFDSSHDRGKAFISQVGLGRLITGMDRGLLSMCVNERRRITIPPHLAYGSIGTGGVIPPDAVLLYDILLLDIWNTQDKVQIRTLSKPASCNRTTVASDFVRYHYNGTLLSGAAFGSSHSKNSTYDTYLGQGDLIKGMEEGLLGMCVGERRIIIVPPFLAYGETGQGTQVPPQATLVFQVLLVDVFNPKDDLVVEVKEVPEGCIRRTVTGDYIRYHYNGTFQDGTAFDSSYKRNSTYNTYIGKGYVIQGMDKALHGLCIGEKRKITIPPHMAYGQEGVGDLIPSSAVLVFHIHVIDFHNPEDPVDIKSTYKPQDCKVTSEVDDLIQYRYNCSMMDGTLLYSSDHYDSPSITTLGANKVILGLEKGLSGMCVGERREVVVPPHWGHGENGAGGVPRSAVLFFELELVELQKGVPEGYMFVWLGDSPNPLFPAMDLNGDKEVPLEEFSAFIMLQVEEGKGRLLPGFDADSIIKDMFNNQDRNEDGKIVEYELKLKVDDESEQVKRDEL; the protein is encoded by the exons ATGGATCTGATAATATTAACGGTTTTAGTTTGCCTTCACGTAACGTTAGTTACTGTGATTTGCAACCCGGGGCCGTTAGAGGATGTAGTGATCGATCGATACGATATACCGAAAATTTGTCCTCGAGAAGTGCAAACAGAAGATTTTATCCGTTATCATTTTAACGGTACCTTCTCTGCAGACGGGAAAAAGTTTGACTCCAG TCATGACCGAGGCAAAGCCTTCATCAGCCAAGTCGGCCTGGGCAGACTCATCACAGGGATGGACCGCGGtctcctgagcatgtgtgtcaATGAACGCAGGAGGATCACAATCCCCCCACACCTGGCCTATGGAAGCATCGGAACAG GTGGTGTAATTCCTCCTGACGCTGTGTTATTGTATGATATTCTCCTGCTGGACATATGGAACACCCAGGACAAGGTCCAGATCCGTACACTCAGCAAACCTGCAAGCTGCAACCGCACCACTGTGGCATCGGATTTCGTCCGTTACCACTATAACGGCACCCTGCTGTCTGGTGCAGCTTTCGGCTCCAG TCACTCGAAGAATTCAACCTATGACACCTACTTGGGACAGGGCGACCTCATCAAAGGCATGGAAGAGGGTCTTTTGGGCATGTGTGTCGGGGAGAGAAGGATCATCATTGTCCCACCCTTCCTGGCATATGGAGAGACTGGCCAAG GAACTCAGGTCCCTCCTCAGGCTACGCTGGTGTTCCAGGTGCTGCTGGTTGATGTGTTCAACCCTAAGGATGACCTAGTTGTGGAGGTGAAGGAGGTGCCTGAAGGCTGCATCCGCAGGACGGTGACTGGAGATTACATCCGCTACCACTACAACGGTACCTTCCAGGATGGCACAGCCTTTGACTCAAG CTACAAGCGAAACAGCACCTATAACACTTACATCGGCAAGGGATATGTGATCCAAGGGATGGACAAAGCCCTGCATGGGCTGTGCataggagagaagagaaagattACCATCCCTCCTCACATGGCGTATGGCCAAGAAGGAGTTG GAGACCTCATTCCTAGCTCTGCCGTGCTGGTCTTTCACATTCACGTCATTGATTTCCACAACCCCGAGGACCCAGTCGACATTAAATCTACCTACAAGCCTCAGGATTGCAAAGTGACCAGTGAAGTTGACGATTTGATTCAGTATCGTTATAACTGCTCCATGATGGACGGCACCCTGCTGTACTCCTC GGACCACTACGACTCACCTTCCATCACAACTCTTGGAGCAAATAAGGTGATCCTGGGTTTGGAGAAAGGTTTGAGTGGCATGTGTGTGGGCGAGAGGAGGGAGGTGGTCGTTCCACCACACTGGGGACATGGTGAAAATGGAG CTGGAGGAGTTCCCAGGAGTGCAGTGCTCTTCTTTGAGCTGGAGTTAGTGGAGCTGCAGAAGGGTGTGCCTGAAGGCTACATGTTTGTGTGGCTGGGAGACAGCCCTAATCCCCTCTTTCCTGCTATGGACCTCAACGGTGACAAAGAGGTACCTCTAGAGGAG TTTTCAGCCTTCATCATGCTCCAAGTTGAGGAGGGCAAAGGTCGTCTTCTGCCAGGGTTTGATGCCGACAGCATCATTAAGGACATGTTTAATAACCAGGACCGCAATGAAGATGGGAAGATTGTTGAATATGAACTGAAACTCAAGGTGGATGACGAGTCTGAACAAGTGAAACGAGATGAGCTGTAA